From Cyclopterus lumpus isolate fCycLum1 chromosome 4, fCycLum1.pri, whole genome shotgun sequence, a single genomic window includes:
- the ptger3 gene encoding prostaglandin E2 receptor EP3 subtype, whose protein sequence is MNTDGCDSLVGSQITIGAMLDFNVSKSLRDGNDTKNSSCGSVSVGFPITMMITGMVGNSLALMLVYISYKKKENKRKKSFLLCIGSLALTDLFGQLLTSPIVISVYRADLKWERIDSSGKLCAFFGVCMTTFGLCSLFFASAMAIERALAITNPHWYSNHMKTSVTKQTLAVIWCLVLLFALLPTAGVGEYTRQWPGTWCFISTGDRKVPGNMFFAITFAVLGIFSLLVTLFCNVVTIRGLIIRCKTKSGTSQSSKQWERLTTETVIQLLGIMCVLLICWSPLLVLMLRMISNQVSSHDCNVTAVPSNHISSPDVQLDCNFFLTAIRLASLNQILDPWVYLLLREILFRKFCIVANAVSNCSIEEQKETQAALAALNKPKQDSINLQKPQCS, encoded by the exons ATGAATACAGACGGATGTGATTCTCTGGTGGGCTCGCAAATCACAATTGGAGCGATGTTGGACTTTAACGTCTCCAAGTCATTGCGCGATGGCAATGACACCAAGAATTCCAGTTGTGGATCCGTATCAGTTGGTTTCCCCATTACCATGATGATCACTGGCATGGTGGGCAACTCGTTAGCTCTCATGCTGGTGTATATCTCTtacaaaaagaaggaaaataaaaggaaaaagtcTTTCTTGCTCTGCATTGGATCGCTGGCGTTAACTGACCTGTTTGGACAGCTTTTGACAAGTCCGATAGTGATATCAGTTTACCGAGCTGATCTGAAATGGGAGCGCATCGACTCATCGGGCAAATTGTGCGCTTTTTTCGGTGTGTGCATGACAACTTTTGGCCTGTGCTCTCTCTTCTTCGCCAGCGCCATGGCAATTGAAAGGGCTTTGGCGATAACAAACCCCCACTGGTACTCCAATCACATGAAGACGAGTGTGACAAAGCAGACTTTGGCTGTTATATGGTGTCTCGTGTTGCTCTTTGCGCTGCTGCCCACTGCGGGAGTCGGAGAATACACACGCCAGTGGCCGGGCACCTGGTGCTTTATCAGCACGGGGGACAGGAAGGTCCCCGGCAATATGTTTTTCGCCATCACTTTCGCTGTACTTGGGATTTTCTCACTGCTTGTTACACTTTTCTGTAATGTGGTGACGATCCGGGGCTTAATTATTCGGTGTAAAACAAAGTCTGGCACGTCTCAGTCTTCAAAGCAGTGGGAACGGCTGACCACGGAGACCGTCATTCAGCTGTTAGGGATTATGTGCGTCCTCCTTATATGCTGGTCTCCTCTGCTG GTGCTCATGCTGAGGATGATCTCCAACCAGGTGTCCTCCCACGACTGCAATGTAACCGCAGTGCCCTCCAATCACATCTCCAGCCCAGACGTCCAGTTAGATTGTAACTTTTTTCTGACAGCGATCCGCTTGGCCTCCCTCAACCAGATCCTTGATCCGTGGGTTTATCTGCTCCTCAGGGAGATCCTCTTCCGCAAGTTCTGCATCGTGGCTAACGCAGTGTCCAACTGCTCCATAGAGGAACAGAAGGAGACCCAGGCGGCATTGGCTGCCCTCAACAAGCCAAAGCAAGACAGCATCAACCTTCAGAAACCACAATGTAGCTAA
- the zranb2 gene encoding zinc finger Ran-binding domain-containing protein 2 isoform X2, which translates to MSGKSFRVSDGDWICPDKKCGNVNFARRTSCNRCGGEKTTEAKMMKAGGTEIGKTLAEKSRGLFSANDWQCKTCGNVNWARRSECNMCNTPKYAKLEERTGYGGGFNERESVEYIEREESDGEYDEFGRKKKKFRGRSGSTPPSKGSEKKEVAKVQDDEEEEEEEDEEGDLSKYKLDDDEDNDEGEGDGEGEGDLSKYDLDASDDEDKPAKKKGSRSGSSHSSSRSSSSSSRSRSRSHSRSSSSSRSGSRSRSHSRSSSRSGKGSSPKKRSRSPSSSPEKGQKRSRSRSSSGERKRRRSRSHSSERRRGQSSGSSDSGSSSKKK; encoded by the exons ATGTCGGGCAAGAGTTTTCGAGTTAGCGACGGGGACTGGATTTGTCCTGATAAAAA GTGTGGAAACGTGAACTTTGCTAGAAGAACAAGTTGTAACAGATGTGGTGGGG AGAAAACCACAGAGGCAAAGATGATGAAAGCTGGAGGAACAGAGATTGGGAAAACTCTGGCTGAGAAGAGCAGAGGCCTCTTTAGTGCAAACGATTGGCAATGCAAAAC ATGTGGCAATGTCAATTGGGCTAGGAGGTCAGAGTGCAACATGTGTAACACTCCAAAGTATGCCAAGCTTGAAGAGAGAACAG GTTATGGTGGAGGTTTCAATGAAAGGGAGAGTGTGGAATACATTGAACGGGAGGAATCCGATGGTGAATATGATGAA TTTggtaggaaaaagaaaaagtttcgTGGAAGGTCTGGCAGTACACCGCCCTCAAAAGgaagtgaaaagaaagaagtagCAAAAGTTCAAgatgacgaggaagaggaggaggaggaggatgaagagggtgATCTTTCCAAATATAAATTGGAT GATGATGAAGATAATGATGAAGGGGAAGGAGATGGCGAGGGCGAGGGAGACCTGTCAAAGTACGACCTGGATGCCAGTGACGATGAGGACAAGCCTGCTAAGAAAAAAGGCAGTCGTTCGGGTTCGTCCCACTCATCTTCgcgctcctccagctccagttCACGGTCGAGGTCCAG gtccCACTCTAGAAGCTCATCCAGTTCCAGGTCAGGATCTCGCTCGAGGTCCCACTCCAG ATCCAGTTCCAGGTCTGGAAAGGGCTCCTCTCCCAAGAAGAGGTCCCGCTCACCTTCCTCTTCACCGGAGAAGGGACAGAAGCGCAGTCGCTCCAGGTCCTCATCTGGAGAGAGAAAGCGGAGACGTTCTAGATCACATTCGTCCGAAAG GCGCCGCGGCCAGTCCTCTGGATCATCCGATTCTGGCTCCAgttcaaaaaagaaataa
- the zranb2 gene encoding zinc finger Ran-binding domain-containing protein 2 isoform X1, whose translation MSGKSFRVSDGDWICPDKKCGNVNFARRTSCNRCGGEKTTEAKMMKAGGTEIGKTLAEKSRGLFSANDWQCKTCGNVNWARRSECNMCNTPKYAKLEERTGYGGGFNERESVEYIEREESDGEYDEFGRKKKKFRGRSGSTPPSKGSEKKEVAKVQDDEEEEEEEDEEGDLSKYKLDDDEDNDEGEGDGEGEGDLSKYDLDASDDEDKPAKKKGSRSGSSHSSSRSSSSSSRSRSRSHSRSSSSSRSGSRSRSHSRSSSRSGKGSSPKKRSRSPSSSPEKGQKRSRSRSSSGERKRRRSRSHSSERFGFLWNTTMALSNISRLSPRLREFRFTEICSHLALSCFYIV comes from the exons ATGTCGGGCAAGAGTTTTCGAGTTAGCGACGGGGACTGGATTTGTCCTGATAAAAA GTGTGGAAACGTGAACTTTGCTAGAAGAACAAGTTGTAACAGATGTGGTGGGG AGAAAACCACAGAGGCAAAGATGATGAAAGCTGGAGGAACAGAGATTGGGAAAACTCTGGCTGAGAAGAGCAGAGGCCTCTTTAGTGCAAACGATTGGCAATGCAAAAC ATGTGGCAATGTCAATTGGGCTAGGAGGTCAGAGTGCAACATGTGTAACACTCCAAAGTATGCCAAGCTTGAAGAGAGAACAG GTTATGGTGGAGGTTTCAATGAAAGGGAGAGTGTGGAATACATTGAACGGGAGGAATCCGATGGTGAATATGATGAA TTTggtaggaaaaagaaaaagtttcgTGGAAGGTCTGGCAGTACACCGCCCTCAAAAGgaagtgaaaagaaagaagtagCAAAAGTTCAAgatgacgaggaagaggaggaggaggaggatgaagagggtgATCTTTCCAAATATAAATTGGAT GATGATGAAGATAATGATGAAGGGGAAGGAGATGGCGAGGGCGAGGGAGACCTGTCAAAGTACGACCTGGATGCCAGTGACGATGAGGACAAGCCTGCTAAGAAAAAAGGCAGTCGTTCGGGTTCGTCCCACTCATCTTCgcgctcctccagctccagttCACGGTCGAGGTCCAG gtccCACTCTAGAAGCTCATCCAGTTCCAGGTCAGGATCTCGCTCGAGGTCCCACTCCAG ATCCAGTTCCAGGTCTGGAAAGGGCTCCTCTCCCAAGAAGAGGTCCCGCTCACCTTCCTCTTCACCGGAGAAGGGACAGAAGCGCAGTCGCTCCAGGTCCTCATCTGGAGAGAGAAAGCGGAGACGTTCTAGATCACATTCGTCCGAAAGGTTTGGGTTTCTGTGGAATACCACAATGGCACTGTCAAATATTAGCCGTCTGTCGCCTCGCTTAAGGGAATTCAGATTTACAGAAATATGTTCACATTTGGCCTtaagttgtttttatattgtgtga